Part of the Vigna unguiculata cultivar IT97K-499-35 chromosome 3, ASM411807v1, whole genome shotgun sequence genome, TGATCTGCAAATCACACTGAAGGAAGGTGTAGGAACACTGGGTGAGCTTACGTTTACGGACAACTCTAGCTGGATAAGGAGTAGGAAGTTCAGGTTGGGCCTCAAAGTTGCCTTGGGTTGTTGTGAGGGAATGCGTATCCGTGAAGCCAAATCAGAACCTTTCACCGTTAAGGATCATCGCGGAGAATGTAAGTTCATAACGTATGTTTGTTATATAATTCTTGGAAAATGGTTGTAACAAATCATTAATTGAATTATAGTATACAAGAAGCACTACCCTCCTGCCTTGAATGACGAGGTCTGGAGACTGGAGAAAATTGGCAAGGATGGGTCATTTCACAAAAGGCTAAATAAAGCTGGAGTATATACTGTTGAAGACTTCTTAAGACTTGTGGTCAGAGACCCTCAGAGACTGCGGAATGTAAGAATCCAGATTTTTGtccatttatcattttaatgcCAATTGTTCGAATTTTCAATTCCTTTGGTTTTGCATTTGCATtgatcatataaaattatttaactgtCAAAGGATTTTATAGGTTAACTATCCTTCTTAATGTAGATCCTTGGAAGCGGCATGTCAAATAAGATGTGGGATATTCTTGTTGAGCATGCCAAGACTTGCGTTCTCAGTGGAAAACATTATGTGTACTATCCTGAAGATGCAAGAAATGTGGGTGttgttttcaataatatttatgaattaagtGGCTTAATTGCCAACGATCAATTTTACTCAGCTGAATCTCTCTCTGAGAATCAAAAGGTAAGCGCACTACgtaatattttccttttatgttGAATTCAGACCATACTGCTGAGTTTCGTCCATAATATGGTTAACCTGATTTCTGATGCCACATAACGAAAGTTGTTCTTCCTTGCAATCTTGGATAGGCACGAGCAATACTTCATGCTGAAAGCATTTAGCTAAACTATTATGCATATAATCTTTGGCTTGGCTGCACTATTTTTGcttagtttttgttttatttttttgagtcTTTATTGTGGTCTGGAAACTTTTTCTAGTCTTTAACTTTGTACTTAGACACTCATAGTATCTATAATTTTGTTGTTCCTGGAACTATGGATATAAATCACTgataaagaaaatggaaataaatcGGCTTAGCACTACGCTTACAAGTGTTACAAAGATAATGTGGGGGATTTATGCttccataaaagaaaaattggagaTTTAAAAGATGTTAAGAGTTCTTCCAAACGATGGGCAAGGAAAATGACAAGTTTTCTGATAGTGCCAACAATACCTGTCGTAGGTTTATGTAGACACATTGGTGAAGAAAGCATATGATAATTGGATGCATGTTATTGAGTATGATGGGAAATCTCTGGTAAATGACATTGAGGATAAGACTTTGGACACCGCTCATCCTCAGGCACCAATGATTTCCCATGAATATTCAAACTCCCTTCAGCAGATACCCATCCCAGCTTTGCCACTTCCAGGACATGCTGGCCAGCCTTCAATGGATTCAGGAGTAACAGTTGGAGGTACGTATTTCCtagcaaaaataatattattagcaaCAAAAGCAAAAGTTTTTTTGGAgttttttttggtttaaattattttctgagtacttttttttttttatctttccatgcagttttttttttctgtattattttcacaatttttttcttcccttTGTTCATAGACCCAGTACTCATAATATTTTCCTCTTCAAAACCCAACTTATATCTTCAAGATGGAAAGAGTGTATCTTCTGCGAGATTAAATCGGGTTTAAGAgaaaattcattaaatatattcccattaattttattacttttatcattcaatcaatttaattctaaattcaAATCCAAGCTAATTCGTTGAAAAACGATTTGGACTGGATTAGTTATTacgtttgatatttttttattctaataaagGAAATAACTAAACTTTaaactacaaatataaaataataaaaatcattagCAATATGAACTATTTCATCCCTTTAAATAATAGCAAATTCTAGCGTCAGATTTCATCTCAAAACCAAATGACATTAAATAGTTTTTCAACACATATATAAAGTCTCATGACAAGAATGAGACAGTGACGTGAGACTTTCTAACACCTTTCCCCTCCATAGATGTTTGCCAAAGCAGACAATTCTAATAGAATAGACAATTACCACTATGAGCTACAAGCTTTGATACCATGTCAATTTTTCGTCATAAAATCAGCACTATGTAAAGTTGTCCAGTAGATATATAAGTCTCATTTCAATAATTGAGGCCGATGATGTGAGACCTCCCGAGAGCAACTACTACACAACTCCATAATTTAATTCTTGTTTCACTCAATGAAAAACTAGAGATGTGATAGAtgtatagtatataagtgaatgCAGACTTGTTCCGGTGTTCCGGTACATCCAATAAATTTCACACAGCTTAGGAATCGAGGTCAAGCATAGTTTAAATACTCTTTCTTCTCTCCGCTCTCCTCTTAAAGACAAAACTGTAATGGAGTTTTACGCTTCAAAGCAGACATACCTTGAGAATACGGTGGTTGTTCCTAACAATGCTGCCGGACCGACTTGGGTCGGGTCGAAATAAAaccttatttttcaaattaattttgtaaagttgagttaaacttaaagtcTACTTAAAATGGTATCAAAGTTATCCGAAACTTATTCTagcaaaatttattatttactgGCACTATCATATGTAAGCTACACTCGTTCAACATCAATCTGTGTATATTGTCTTGCTCATAATTGGCCTAAAAAATTGGTGAACCCGTGGGATTATATTGGTTGCTGACTGACTACACATGAATGTCTGCAGGTTATCATGATGGAACAACTTCTAGATTCTCCTTGCAACCACAGAATCCCAGTCTTAACTCTTCCATTCAGTTTGATGATAACGCATTTTCTCTTCAAAACCAATTGATGAGTGTTCCACACCATGCCCAACTTCCAAGAAATGAGAATGGACTAACTGTTGGTCCTGCACAATCATCCACACATGGGTTTGAGCCTGTCAGCATTTCAAATCCTACATATAGAGGAGTTGAAGAATACTTCCCTGAGGAAGAAATTCGTATTAGAAGTCACGAGATGCTAGAAAATGAAGATATGCAGCATCTACTCCGTATGTTTAACATGGGGGGCCAACCAAATCCTGCCTTTAATGGCCATGAAGATGGGTACCACCCTGGTTCATCTACATACATTTCTGCAAACCCCATGGGCTATAATTTTGATGATGAACCAAATCGGTCCTCAGGCAAAGCTGTTGTAGGCTGGCTCAAGCTGAAGGCAGCATTAAGATGGGGGATTTTTATTCGGAAGCAAGCTGCTGAGAGACGAGCGCAACTTGTTGAATTGGACGACCCATAGAGATCTTTAATGAACTGACCGATAGTTTTTCTGGTTATAGCATCCAAGGCTTCTTTGCTGACTTTCCGAATAGTTCTCATGCTAAAATTTCACAGCATGAGAAAGAATATGAAATCTGGATTGAACTATTTGGTGCAGACTTAACTCAAAGATTCCAATGTGGcttgatatatataataactgtTGTGCATAGACCTCTGCCTGTAGAAGAATATCACTATGCAACATCTCTTCTTTAACTGCTTTCCTTGTGATGACCCACTTTGTAGAGGCTTGACAGTCTGCTTGTTTTTAAACTGAAGAGTCTGTTGCTGCAATCTGCTTAAACCCGGAAAGCTCCAAGTGCAATTTCAAGAAGCTACAATCTTTACTACATTTACCGGGCTGTATTCAATTCTGTAAGTAAGCTTGCTGGATATGTTCAACCTAACTGAAAGTGAATGCTCTGTggcattataattataattaattccaTCTGCAATGTGCTTCGAATACCTCTGTACTTTATGATTGTTTCGGCATCTGTATAACTTTGCATATTGACGTGACGTAGTTCATAACGGTATCATAACTTCTTTGTGAAGAAGTTGTCACCCTGCAGTACAATTTCTGACATGTGGAGATGAACTCCTGCGACCAAATGACAGCTTTagtgaaaatgttgaattcGTGCAGATCTAGGGtgacttcattttaattaattagatgtaATTAATTAAGTCGTGCAAGCAGCATAAGACTTCATTTGATAAAGTTGAAGTCGTGGAAGGATGATGCGACTTTCTTTCGGAAACATTAAAGTTCTGCATGCAGGTGGGTAACGACTTCGGTGTAAATGAAGTTGAACTAATGTCGGCATAGGGTGTGACAACTTCTAAAGATAATATGGTGAATAGACATGCTTTCTAAaactattttgttattttatgtttttaatagtCTTGGTGGTACTTAGTTAATGCAAGAATCCTTTTTTTCTAGAGGATAAACAAAGATATTAATGTAACTAAAAAGCTGAAGTTTACAATCAGACTTGTAACAAACCTTGATCTCAGTTCCCACTTGAATAAGAAAAGCATGTCCCCTTGAATAGTTCTCAACAATTCTCCTCGATCTCACTTGCCATATCAATAACAAGGTCAGTCAATTTCTTTGCATGATAAAAGGCAATGCTTACTTGTGTTTTTTCAGCTTTTAAAGCTTCAAACTGCATCAAAACCTTTTCTGATTCAACTGAGAAATCGATTTGCAAGAGTATTTGATTCTATCTTCAGTGATGAAGTTCATATCGGAAGGAAGAACACTTTCATAAAAGCATTGATTTCTTTCCGTGGAGAGGCGCGTGTCTTGTAGGTAAACACTGCAACGCTGAATCCCCTCCTTACAGTAATCTTCCCAAATCCTTCCTCCAAAAATAACCGATTTCCTTTTCTAAGCCAGACAACACCTTCAAGACTAGTAAATAgtatgtctatttttttttcaaataatgaaagaaatcgGAAACAGAAAAATAGAAACGAAAATCAATATCTAGCAAGGATTCCGTAcatcataatttaaaacatgaaattcaATAGCACTCAAACAATCATACGTTCTCATTCTAAATCAATACATTTTTATAGACTCCAAACATACTTCTTTTATActcaatttcaaattatttatgcaTTGAATCAAATACTTACCAAGTAAGACACTTGTCAtgtaattatgaaataaattgtgATGACTGATTCAAATTTATCAAGTTTCAATTCCTTATGATAGAATTATTTCACTTATACATCATTAGAAGAGATATCTCCATCCTAAATCTCATTATACTAATCTCCCTCAGTTCTTACCACCTAAACTTCATCCTTTATATGAGTATGTGACCTTATTAGAGTCAGGATAATTTCACAATATGAATCTCTACTCAAAACATAACATTATATTTACTAATATTGCATTTCTCCTGAGGAACACACCCTATTCATACAATGTACACAATCTCTAATTTCTGTATATAAATCATTTCATCGCTTTAGCATGCTTTAAccatttttaaatcataatcATTTTATAGCATGATAAATCCTCAagattctttttatatttcaaaccGTATCATATAAAGGAATTAACAGACTCGTCTCACTTACTCACCTAGTATGTGACCCACGAGAATGTACTTACTCAACGACTAATAGACTTGCCCGTGAGCCCCGCATTAGAACAAACAATACGTAAATTCACCCAACAAAGACAAACTctttgtaatcttatttttttgaCACTCCACTCAGTGAATGTTTGGCAAGGAGAAACCTAGAATTGTATATTAGATTGTAAACTTAAGTGTTTTTATCCCGTattccaataaaaaattaatactaacTCAGTTTAAAATATCCCCTATTAAACAAAGAACTTAATTGTGGTGACTTTTCATCTACaactattaataaaagaaatcgTTTTCAATAATCGttttaatataaactacatTACTAATCATtctatttcttaaattttataactactttttctaattatgattacttttctaaaaaataatttgaaaattttagtcatattttttaatttaatagtaattataagaatttatttgataaaataaaagtggACATTTTCACTAATCTTATTAATCCACATAACAGGATGACGTGTTAACATTTTCTCACATCATCTATAGTTAAAAGGTAAAGACTATATGTCAACATTTCGTACACTAATCAATGTAATGGCAAGGAAAATAATGCAAAAGTGTAACGAAATCTATTTAACAAATTGCAAAATGAAAGCATTAAAAGTGAGATAATTATTGCACTTAAATATGTCGCATTTAAGTTTAATGTCCGTTTCATTACCAAACCTCACATTTAGTTCATTTACGAATGATAGATGAAAATGGAGCAATGCTTCCCTCTCACGAACCGGTACTGTCGATTATTTACTCCGGTCcctcttattttactttttgggCTGAACTGTTTACTATTAtcacaaaataattagttaatttaGTGTTTTTAAAATGAACGCTAATAACACATGGATATTCTACAACAGAGTTCGGACCATtaagaaaatggaaaatgatTACAACCTGGCCGAAACAAAAGTACAAAATGGTTAcgaaggaaaaataaattggcGAATTATTCTGCATCCGAGACCTCATCCTCATCTTCTTCCAAAATGTAGACCAGAGCACGCTTTCTTGCGGCGAATACACAAGCCACGCCTCTAGATGCTGTCCAAGATAAAAGGGTTCGGTGCAGTTTATACCGAGATTAACACAATAACCATCTAGAAGATAAAAATCAAAGATTCTTTAAAGGAGGGGGAAAACATTAGCAACGATAATCATTATATAAATCAGAAGTTTTACTTTCAAAAGGCATTTATGTTGAAGAACCGTTTGTACCTCTGAATATTGTCAAATAATGTTAACCAAAGACTGATTACAAATAAACATTCTCCAGGGACttgattaatatttatatcagAACTGACATTTAGTTAATTTCctaaatttgattattgtaaTGTACCCCTAATATATTTGCACCAAAAGATCAAGACGCACTACATGGTGATTCATAAAACAAATATACTGCATGAAATTTAACTTAGGGCAGATATTCTGCGGTTTAAGTAGAATCggtttatttacaaaattaatgcATTTTAACCATCGGCAGAGAGATAGAGatagatagagagagagagagagagagagagagaatacTCACCACTAACTGCCAAGGGAGCAACTACAGAATGTGGGATGGTGCGAGCTTTCTCATCCTCAATATGCAAGTAAGCAACAGAATCCTAGACACATAATTACAAAAACATAACtatgatgaaatataaaaattataaatacctTAAGGAGATATCTATACAGATATTAACTAATGGTAATTTTTGAGATTATGATAAGATTACAGATTTTACGTGATAGAGTCTGAAATTGTGATACATTTGGTTTGATTTCACAGTAattatttccttttattataTAACTAGGGTAATTGGGTTGAATATCTTGTagatcttataattttttatttcaaaattacgGGAAAACATTTGACAACATTTATGTATATGATAGGCCTACGAGACTGCTCTAAGCAGGTTTTCAGTCCAATACTTGTTCCATGCCTGTGTTTATCTCATACAGCCAATTTCAAGTGGATTTGATAAAATTCAGCGAAAACTAGTCATCCAATAGTGCAGCCGCTGCACATGTTTGTTATCAGCAAATGGTTTAGCAAGAGGGATTGAGAATGTATATGTGCCGGGAACATTTTGAGATGAATTTGATAGTAACAAAGGAAGTCCCCAAGCTTAGAATTGGACGAATTCTCAACGCAAGACAACAATTAAGTGGCTGCAATCACAAGGGAGCAACACTGATGCTCAAAAGAAATCAAGGTGGCTCAGATGACCAAACCAGACTGTCTGCATGGCAAAATGACAGTCAGATGAACTGCACTTGTCAGGGACATGGGGTGCAAATGGCATGGGCCTGGGTTTCAACATACAGCATATCTAGACTTGGCTAGCTGACAATTTTTATCCACAGCCAGGTGCCGATATTGACTATTGGAAATAAAAAGGCTATTTTACAGGGTAGCTAAACAACTTAGAGGTTCAACCAGAATGTAAACTCTAGCATCATCTTAAGATGAtcattgatttcattaaaataccacaaaattaattttacaaaataaagttAGTTCAGAATGAACTTGTAAATGCTCAcgcaaaacataaaattatggCATGCATTGAATCTGACAGACAAAATTAAGATGATAACaagatgatttaaaattaaattagtagaTACTTTTCGGTTTGAGGAGATACTTTCTGTTTTcacaaataattacaaaaacataACCTACTTTTCACTTCGTTTAATGTTTTAAgatttgtataaaaaaacaattgaaaaacaGTTGAAGAATGAAGATCAACATATTACAATATGCAAGGTTTGGCAAgacattttttattctaattttattcacaaacaattacaaaagtgtcaccttatttttatgttgtttcTCGTTTTCAAAGATGTAGGACAAGATGAAAAAAATCAGATTTATTTTAcacaattacaaaaatatttgaagacaaGAAAAATGtgacattttcataattatttatagaaacagaaaaaaaaacaaaatacttttttctttaatcaaccagacccttaattttttttattctttcgtTTTCATTTTTGCCTTTTTGATGAGTAAAAGAGCTATAAGGAAAAGACATTCAAAACAAGGGAAATTTTCCCACCTTAGGAGGAAATTTATTTTGGACATCACACGCTTGATCCTTGATTTCTGAAATATCTCTATTACCTCCTAGGCTTGGTTAATTGTAATTTCTATACAACTACATGTTTTACTTTGTCTTATCctcttattttcataaattctaTTCAGTATTTATTGGCACAAGCCAAAGGTGAGCTTTCCAGGGATATATTCAGATAGGATGatcaaaaagaaaatgagaaaagcCTAGGCACCAAAGATACAGGGGACCTTAACTAACAAAGATAAGAATAAGTGTTATTAGAAAAAAGAGTATTGGTTACATAAATCACGAATTTATACCATAGACAACGAAAACAAGGGATATAGGACAACTTACCTTAAGTTCTGGTAATCTCCAGACATCTATATAAGCAGATCTTGACATAGAGATATACTGTAGATCACTTGCTTGCAGAATCATCATACAACCATCACCAGCACTTTCTGATGTATTAGTAACTTTGTTTAGTAACAAGACAATTTGACTATCCtgttttaaacattaaaaaatgaaaggatAAATCTTGAGATTTGTGAACATTAAAATTGAGACCATAAAAGCTGTATGATGAAATACTTCTTACTTTCTCGTTACCTTATACAAAGACAGATCCACACATTGATAATCAACAGGAACATGTAACAGCACCGCTTCCAACGAACTGCACCCCTTCTTTAGGCAGTGGGAGTCATGCATGAATCCTCTGACTATACATATGCAATTTACAATATCTGAGAAACACTCATCAGGTACTTGGAAAGATACATAATCAATAAACTGGTTTTGAACAGTTTGAGGTGACACAGAAGCTCCAGAAAAATCCTACATCAAAAAGCAcgaaatgaagaaaataatacaGAATTATAATAGAATTAGAAACCAACCGACATTAAATTCAAATGACCACAGacataaggaaaaaaaaaaaagacctcTTGCTCTTACTGACTAGATTAATAGGAATCATCGAAAATGTTCATTCTGTGAAGTACCTCATAATATGATACTGAAGTGGGAATTCTCATGGATGAAGATGATTTTGGCAAAGATGGTAGAGGAAACAATGGTAGTATATCCTCACAAAGTATCTTTCTTGATATTGTGGTAAAAGGCATTTGAAAAGCCTCTTTAAAGCTGAAAGACAATGACGTCACAATGTAAATCTGAAAGAAATATAGTGATATGGCTAGAACaatctaaaaatatatgtttgcaATTTAAAAGACCTGacttttattatcttttctGCTGAGTCCAAGCGATAAGTGAAAGCTTTTAGGCAAATCAATTTTTGAAGAGAATCTTTTTGATGAAACTATTTTAAGATGGTATGCATTCAAGCTCAGGTCTAAACCAGTAGAGCAATAAATTGTATGAGTCATAATGCTTCATTAGTCATATACGCTAACCTCCCAGAGTAATATAACTATGAAAAATTAAGTGTTTCTTTACACTAtggaataagaaaaaatattcacaGAAAAAAAAACGATAGTTTTGTTCATGACATTTCTCAATACATTTTGCAATTTCATTCATAACGATTTAAGCACTATATAGATCCACCAATTTGGTTCATGAGTGCAATGGAAGGTTAAGATAAACAGAAACAAGGTATTGCCTAACCAGAAGGAATAAAAGGGCAAAAAGAAAAACCTTAGTTCCATCAGCTGAAATTCTTTAGCCAATGTTCTCCTTAGATACTCAGTGTCTGAAAATCCCCCAAACTGAACCAATTCTCTAACTCTTTGCATTGTTTCCCTGAATATAGCAAAAAATAAAGGAACTTCATATGTGGTGTTCTAAGGTAGAAGAACAGAGGGTGAACAGTGAAATTCAGCAGAGAGCAATAAAGGACCGAACCATTTAACATACCAATAATTGATAGAAAGGAAAAGCAAGAAGGGTTCATGCTTTAAGCATGGAGAAAACTTTCATCCCTAACATCAATGGCCAAAAGAACAATTAATTTTGAGTAATGTGGGTGAATTTTTTgtgcttattttaaaaaaatacaataaacagatttctatttgtttgtgtttgtctAATCTGATTATTTTAGAAGTAGTTCTCAGCTTTTTTTAGAGAAGAAAAACCCATGGGACTCTTAAATAAGtggttttttaaaaaaaattgcttatttcagatcagaaatacttattttaagaacaaaactGATCGAATGAATGActaaacaaaaatgaagaagGAAATTTTATTGCCGTGGATAAAGATGGTGTGGTGGAAGAACCAAATTCCAACTGTCAGCCTTGGGGACAAGACTGATTTTTCAGCAGACAGCAACAATATGAACTGATAGTCAGGGACAGTTAGGCTAGTTATACGTAGAAAATAACTGCTTCAGAAATCGGTTGTTTTATAAACAAGGATTATGGTTATTTAtactagcgtaacacaggcgctatcgcgcctgtgtgtatgtattttttaaaatgcgtgatattatattagtaggtgataatattataatattattaagttaatatatattttaaaattatatttattaaaaataaagtaaaatatatcaaaacagataaaagaataaccattgataaataaagaagaagagaagaaacagagacatctgattttataaaaagtttgtaaaagtaacggtcaattttttaaaatttaataaattgttatatttaaagggtaaaatcggtattttgaaaagtggacacaaaaaggggaatcccctttatatattgttatagatgtaGAAAATAACTGCCGTCTTAATTCCCACACAAATTGATaataaatggaaaaatattaaagaatttgTAGTAGAAAACAAAActtacaaaatcaatttcaacttCATATTCTGTTTCAGATATTAAGGATTGCCATTATTTACATGCAGAAAAAACTGCCGTCTTAATTCCCACAGAAACTGATAATAAATGGAAAAATATAAGAGAATTTGAAGTGAAAACCAAAACTTACAAATCAATTTCAACTTCGTATTCTGTTTCAGATATTTCCAGCAATTGTTTAACTGGATCTTGTTCGTATAGAAACTTCAAGAATATAATAACAAGTTCACtgcaaaaccaaaaataaattcagaCAAAATCATCTTTCATAACATTAAGGAATGTTTAAACGAACCTGTTATACGGTAGAAGCTGGTCACTTGGTTCTGACATGAGTAATTTTATACACTTTAATAGCCAGTTGAAGAAGTTTGAGTACTGGTTGAAAAtgtaaagaggaaaaaaaattaaaaaaataatatcaaaataatagatataataggcttttataaaaaatgaattcgtTGATATCTTTCAAACATTATTTTCTGTGCAGACAAGTGAAATCCAAATAAGTGTTCCAGCATTCCAAAAAATCCAGTCACACAAGCTTATCATCGAATCCTATCCTCCACAATATTACATGCTCAGAAAGCACAGTATATGAAATAGTGtcataaaagtaaaaatgtgaTAACATAATACGTAGATTTTCACCACTTCAAACACATGCACTCATTTccgtaaaaaaaattgcttCTGACAAGGAATAAAAATTTAAACGTATATTAAAATACCTCCCAAAAACGAGGTATTCAAATACAAGCAAACTGACACTTCATTCAAACAACCTTTTGGCTTTCTAAAACTATGTTTAACCTTAGTATTCCAAAAATCCCTAAGGCCACAGCTCTAGGCTCTGGCTTTGCACTTGACCTTGTTCcaatattttgtttcttgctTCTCAAGTCACCAGATTTCCTTGATTGTgttatttcttttactatttaaagTAATGAGTATACTCGCAGTAGTTTATTCTGGTATCTGTTCAAAACTGACTGTTAACTGATAGAAGTTCGATCATTAGAAGTTCAAAGTTACTACATGACTACGACCAAAGAACTTCATCAAATTATACGAACAACCTATTCCTCTGGGGATTTGTTTTATCTAAAAAATACATATGCATATTACCTTAGAGTTCCCAATTTAACAAATGACAGCTGATGTTTATTTGGGGCTTTCTATTAGGCTCTTCTAGCTCCTACCATCACATTGAACCCACAAAAAAGTGTGGGTAAAGAAAAGTCAAGAGATACTTAAACCTATTGAAGATAAAAGTAATTTTGTTATTTCACAGGATACCCAAATAGGCACTAGGAAGCAATGGTGAATGGCAGAATATGTGTGGAAGGACAAAATTTTACCATATAAACATGCCATTGTAGCTTCTGGCCCTGCCATAGTGAGCACCCCATCACAAATTACCTATTGTGGAGGGGTCAAAAAATGCCACGTTATTGCATTATGGCATTGCTATAACAGATATTAACAACATTGCTTGGCAGTTAAGCTGGCCCACACGCCTCAGTTAACTTGGGAATATATTGGAATGGTCGCAAGACTTTTCTAGTAATTAAATCTTAGAGTTGAAGAGTAACTGAAATATTGACATTTGAGTTCTTCCCTTTGTCCATTTTTTCCTGAGTTTCCA contains:
- the LOC114176343 gene encoding calmodulin-binding protein 60 D-like; the encoded protein is MHGRYGERSSGAGREKRGLDSASAEEGQPDRKRPALASVIVEALKVDSLQKLCSSLEPILRRVVSEEVERALAKLCPSKIAGRSSPKRIEGPDGTNLQLQFKTRLSLPLFTGGKVEGEQGSTIHIVLIDANTGNIVTSGPESCVRLDVIVLEGDFNNEDDDNWTEEEFDSHIVKEREGKRPLLTGDLQITLKEGVGTLGELTFTDNSSWIRSRKFRLGLKVALGCCEGMRIREAKSEPFTVKDHRGELYKKHYPPALNDEVWRLEKIGKDGSFHKRLNKAGVYTVEDFLRLVVRDPQRLRNILGSGMSNKMWDILVEHAKTCVLSGKHYVYYPEDARNVGVVFNNIYELSGLIANDQFYSAESLSENQKVYVDTLVKKAYDNWMHVIEYDGKSLVNDIEDKTLDTAHPQAPMISHEYSNSLQQIPIPALPLPGHAGQPSMDSGVTVGGYHDGTTSRFSLQPQNPSLNSSIQFDDNAFSLQNQLMSVPHHAQLPRNENGLTVGPAQSSTHGFEPVSISNPTYRGVEEYFPEEEIRIRSHEMLENEDMQHLLRMFNMGGQPNPAFNGHEDGYHPGSSTYISANPMGYNFDDEPNRSSGKAVVGWLKLKAALRWGIFIRKQAAERRAQLVELDDP